TAACACACGAAAGCGCCGAAATAGATTTTATCGGGTTTGCTACCGATCCTGGGCGGTTTAGAGTGagatgttttcttttttttcttaatcTCTGGTGTAATTCGCAgctgttttttattttgctaCAGCACTTTGGTATTCACTAATACACACGCGCGCGCACTATACTAGTAACAATGGTTGAACTGTACGTTAAGCGCCAAAgtactgttgttgttttgctcCCCGCGACCAAAAGCAAGGGATGTTGCACATATATATTATTGTATATCGTATTCTTTCAACCGAATTTTCTGTATTCGGCTAAAATTTCGACACTTTATTCCCGCTGTTTCCCTGTTTGCGGCAATTATGTGTTCACGAGTTTCATTAAAAATTCCCCACCACTTTGCGCGCGCATCACCCGTCCGACGTGTTGaaaaattttttgttttgaacGTGTCTCGACCAGTGTGACCGCCAACCCATTgctaaaatataccgtctggcactcagaaatataccgtctcactttcaaaatataccgtaaatatactgacgactTAACATATTATTATTAGCCATcacacatattcctcgttttgaTATTCAGTTAAATATCGCTAGCTAGATATAAccctcagccctgcccacacaattttatccgattaatgaatcaattttcaaCTTGACTGGCTTGTTTTAAATACGGCGATTGCTGTTTTTCAACAACAATATAGCGTCTAGTTATGATGAAAAAgaaacttagcccacttaaccCCCCTTCTATATAAACAGTTCAACGACTTGAGGTAAGTGGTGGCCCATATTACTAATTGTAAATTTTCCTTTTAGACCCATGCCAGTCTTCCTCTGAACTTAAAAAAaccacgatatctttcacctgaactgcacTAAAATGACtcaattttcattattttcggtggaatattaaaatacccccttggcttacaatgggttaatcgctTTCCATCGAGGATTGGAaaccatattcctcgatttttatattccgtgcaatattattagctaaatggaacatttagccatgcccacatatttttatccaattaatgaacctattttctacttgactggctcATTTTGAATACTAGCTGTTATTGGATTTTGTCATAAAAAAGGTTGGAGCGAAACaggtcaaacaaataacacGTAAGAGAGTAATCATTTCTATTGTTCAATTTTGATTTCCTGTTGAATAATTTCCATTGATtaatacattttttacaaGATTGGCTGGCTTTAAGTCCCaccttttattgcattttttcTAAAATAAGGcttaaacaaataaagtcaaaGCACGGAATGTTACGTCATTGTTACTGGTCAACAGGTATCTATGAGTATGGGGAAATTGTATCCCctattttctttaataatgtTAAAACTCTGTTTTCCAAGCTGTATTAAAAAGTCATGCTTTTTCTTGGATGTGTATATCTCGATCCCGATATCTATTCTTGGTCTCGTCTCTGTAAGAGGACCACTAGCTGCAATATTTCGTGATACCAGCTTTAAAACAGCGACGACTAGTTTCTGCATTAATTagagcctgggatgacaaacatatcctcaattctataatatccttCTCCCTAGGGTATGAAGAATGTTGCTCAATCCGCGCCATGTTGAGGGACAATGCTGCTCGGTTTCGCGAATGTTGCAAGCAACATACGACGTAAGAAATCGGTAtttttacggtatatttttaatgGTCAGACCATATATTTTAGCGAgaagtccgcggtcacactggtcCAGCTTTGTCAACAGTACGCGcaatacaataaaaattataAACTACGCATAAATTAAGAAACAATTGCCACAAACAAAGGCTACAAACTGAGCACCCAAGCAGTAGTATGTAAAGATGCTAAAGTACATCAAGAGGCAAACCAGTAAGTGGCTAGAATTGGTGAATTTCTGTCCCTCTATGCAATGACACCAATCCGCGAaaaatttctttttttttttggttgcaGGCCGTCGTCGCAGCAGCGCCCACAACGCGGTGGCCACTGATGATGATGTGGACGTGATAGACTGTGCGGCGCAGAAGAAGCGCCATTCGCTGCGGTCCACAACCAGTTTCTGTGATGAGGTTTTTATGGAAGAGGAGGAAGGCGgaaacggcaacggcaacgatGGCGCATCCGATGCCGTCAGCCTGCTGAATGGCGGGGGCCCTGATGATGGTAATTAACCTGAACAATTGCTTATCACGTTTCGCACCTTTCTCTCTCAAcgattgttttttgtttttcattGGCAGACATATTCAAGTACAATTCCCGGCTCTCCATGAATCTGGCGGCAATTGTCAGCGAACCGAATTGTTTGAGCTATTTCATCCAGTACCTAGAGACGCGACAGGCGCTGCCCTTGATCAAGTTCTATCTAGATATAGAGAACTTTAAGAGGGCGGCTTTGAGCCAGACGGAGGGGGAGAACGAAGAGCCCGAAGCGGCTGCAACCAAAGCAGAACAAAAGCCAAACGAAGAGAAAGATGTACCTGAACTGAAGACGCTGTGTGATCTATCCATGCGGAAACCCCTCACGGACGACGAGAAGAGCCGCATATATGCGGAGACCAACAAACAGATCAAGAAACAGAAGGCCTGCAACGAGCTCTCGCTGGCGAGCATCAGCGATGCCATAGCCATCTATCAGAAGTACCTGATAGTCAATGCGAATCTGCAGGTAGAGCTGCCCATTGTTATCCTGGCGCACATATCCCTGCTTCTCTGTGGCCGGGATAAGTCGCTGCCGAACCATCCCATCCTTGCCAGCTGCTTTGATGAGGCCCGGGACTATGTCTTGGAGCAGCTGGAGCGAGAGCATGTGCAGGGCTTCCTGCAGAGCAGCTACTACTGTAACTACTGTCTGGAGCTGATCGAGGTTGAGGGCACCATTAACATCTACGATGTCCTGTACAGCGAGCTCGCTCTGTTCTACTTTACGGAGTatctggagcagcagcaggagcgcGAGTGCCTGGAGTTCTGGATCACTGCCGTTAATTTCCGGAAGAGTTTCGCCAGGGATGAGGACCAGCAGGCGGCCCAGGCCGATGCCATGATCATCTACGGGAGATACTTCTCCCTGCAGTCAGAGTGCCGTCTGTGGATGTCCCAGAAGCTCCGGCTGCGCGTGGAGCAGGCCATCTGCGGCCCTGATGAGATGTGGCAGGCCTTCGATCTTGCCCTTCTCGTCACGGCCAAGTATCTGGAGCAAAAGTACTTTGCTGATTTCCTCAAGTCCCACATCTTCGACAATTATGTAAATGAACTAAAGGCGAAGCGGGGCACTCTGGTCACCGCCCAGGATGTGCCAGAGTCCAGCAACACCTCTCTGTCGGGGCTGCAGTACAAGCTGAGCCTGCGACGGGCTTCCAACGTCTCCGCCCAGCAGCGGCATCGCAAGACCATGTCCATGTCGGACTGCACGCACATCTCGCAGCACAATACCCTGCTGGCGGCGATGGATCACCAAACgaagccaccagcagcagctggaaattTGAACATCGATGCCCGGCAGCTGACGAATCCACAGCTGCTCTGGCAGCGACCAGTGGGTGCTTTGAAATTTGGTTTTGTCAACTCCCTGGGACGCTACGAGCGAGACTTTGAGGCGGTAGATGCAGTGACGCTCAAGTCACAGCCGTGGTCGCTGAGCGTCAGCGGTAGCAAGATCAAAAATGCCATGAGGAAGCTGGTCAATCTGCCAGAGGACAATGTGCAGGAGGAGATTGCCTGGCAGGTGGCTGAGATGATTGTAAAGGATGTGACTAGCATTACCCTCAAGGGTGCCTCTGGGGTGCCATAAGACTCTTTCTTCCTCGCTGAAGTTGCTTTTTATTCGAATTTTAAGAAATTATTTCTCGATTTGTATACATACAATTTTTAGGTTATAATTTATGGCGCTCAAATCAAACCATAAGTGCACAAAGGATATCTCAACAGAAGCTCTCTCTTAACCCCTTTATATTCCACTACCACTCTCTTATGTACAAAATATGTTGAACAAATGcaactatttattattaactatttaaatatttatgttAATGCTGCTGTGCGCTTTGAAAGCCTATTTTGAAACCAGAACTAGCGATAGCTCATTTTGTTATTTAAGGCGACAATCGCAGTCTTAAATATATTCAAGAAACAATAGAAGCTAATTCCTAAATCGTAATCTACCCCAAAAAGGATCGATCGATCATCGCTCTCAAACCATTTCGATTTGATTTCAttccatttattttcttttatcATTTTTAATATAGAATGTActttttgaatatttttgcATACTGAAAAACGCAATGGAAAATTTATTGTTATTAATAAACTTTTTCTATAATCAAATCAGTTGTGTACAAGTTTGATGGGAATTGATTTTAGCTAAAGTAAGATATAAAGCAAGTTGTAGAGAAAAACGAATTATATATGATGCAGTCATCCGATGTTGATTCTTCAGATACGATACGATCTCCGCGGTTgccacatatatatatatataaaaagaTTGAGGAAAAACTAGGGATTAGTTCTGGATCGATTCAAATCTCATAGTTTTTCTGATTCAACAATTTGatgatataataaaggaatggCACATACAATATTTTGGGGAAAATGCATCGAAAATCAAACGGATGCAGACCATTTCTCTATCTCTTTGCCTTAAACTTTATTTAAACCAAGTCTTAACCTAACGAAAGTTCTTCTAGTCCTCTCCCTTTTGCCCATCCTCCACATCCTGGGGGACTGCTCCCGTTTCGCTGAACCAGCGAAGGATGCGCAACATTGTCTTCGCGGAGTACAGACAGAAAGGATATTCATTGTAGCATCGATCCGTGAAGCCGCGCAACGCCAGACCCCGACTGAAGGCGCGTCCGATCTTGGCCGGAGCCAGCTCCAGCGATGATTCCAGGTAGTCCATGAGGAGCTCAGCCTCGGGAGCAGCCGCCTCGGCGCCGGACATGAGCTGGCAGATTAGTGACTGGAGGCACTCGAAGGGATCGCGCGAGAGGATGCGCTTCCAGTCGATGGCGGGCGGTGGAGCTCGATAAGGACCCCTTCCAGAGTCCGGAGTGCCTCGAACCCCATCCAGT
The sequence above is a segment of the Drosophila miranda strain MSH22 chromosome 4, D.miranda_PacBio2.1, whole genome shotgun sequence genome. Coding sequences within it:
- the LOC108161311 gene encoding A-kinase anchor protein 10, mitochondrial gives rise to the protein MLKYIKRQTSRRRSSAHNAVATDDDVDVIDCAAQKKRHSLRSTTSFCDEVFMEEEEGGNGNGNDGASDAVSLLNGGGPDDDIFKYNSRLSMNLAAIVSEPNCLSYFIQYLETRQALPLIKFYLDIENFKRAALSQTEGENEEPEAAATKAEQKPNEEKDVPELKTLCDLSMRKPLTDDEKSRIYAETNKQIKKQKACNELSLASISDAIAIYQKYLIVNANLQVELPIVILAHISLLLCGRDKSLPNHPILASCFDEARDYVLEQLEREHVQGFLQSSYYCNYCLELIEVEGTINIYDVLYSELALFYFTEYLEQQQERECLEFWITAVNFRKSFARDEDQQAAQADAMIIYGRYFSLQSECRLWMSQKLRLRVEQAICGPDEMWQAFDLALLVTAKYLEQKYFADFLKSHIFDNYVNELKAKRGTLVTAQDVPESSNTSLSGLQYKLSLRRASNVSAQQRHRKTMSMSDCTHISQHNTLLAAMDHQTKPPAAAGNLNIDARQLTNPQLLWQRPVGALKFGFVNSLGRYERDFEAVDAVTLKSQPWSLSVSGSKIKNAMRKLVNLPEDNVQEEIAWQVAEMIVKDVTSITLKGASGVP
- the LOC108162973 gene encoding uncharacterized protein LOC108162973 is translated as MGFRFILLAAMGLGAMYMMHQLAQDWNRIRPIQGITMLAGQVSSGLNLNRLPALAGQASAALTRIRGRREAPSYHRQRHELDGVRGTPDSGRGPYRAPPPAIDWKRILSRDPFECLQSLICQLMSGAEAAAPEAELLMDYLESSLELAPAKIGRAFSRGLALRGFTDRCYNEYPFCLYSAKTMLRILRWFSETGAVPQDVEDGQKGED